Proteins co-encoded in one Nyctibius grandis isolate bNycGra1 chromosome 14, bNycGra1.pri, whole genome shotgun sequence genomic window:
- the UBE2L3 gene encoding ubiquitin-conjugating enzyme E2 L3 yields the protein MAASRRLMKELEEIRKCGMKNFRNIQVDEANLLTWQGLIVPDNPPYDKGAFRIEINFPAEYPFKPPKITFKTKIYHPNIDEKGQVCLPVISAENWKPATKTDQVIQSLIALVNDPQPEHPLRADLAEEYSKDRKKFCKNAEEFTKKYGEKRPVD from the exons aTGGCGGCCAGCAGGAGGCTGATGAAG gAGCTTGAAGAAATCCGCAAATGTGGAATGAAAAACTTCCGTAATATCCAGGTTGATGAAGCTAATTTATTGACCTGGCAAGGGCTTATTGTTCCT GACAATCCTCCGTATGATAAAGGAGCCTTCAGAATCGAAATCAACTTCCCAGCAGAATATCCATTCAAACCTCCTAAgattacatttaaaacaaagatcTATCACCCTAACATCGATGAAAAGGGGCAGGTTTGTCTGCCGGTAATTAGTGCTGAAAACTGGAAGCCAGCAACCAAAACTGACCAAG TAATCCAGTCCCTCATAGCACTGGTGAATGATCCACAGCCCGAGCATCCCCTTCGGGCTGACCTAGCTGAAGAATACTCTAAGGACCGTAAAAAATTCTGTAAGAATGCTGAAGAGTTTACAAAGAAATATGGTGAAAAGCGACCAGTGGACTAA